The Gemmatimonadales bacterium genome includes a region encoding these proteins:
- the argF gene encoding ornithine carbamoyltransferase: protein MQDLLSFSDITRSDCQALLDLALSMKSGEYRDRPLQGQSIALIFAKSSTRTRVSFEVGARQLGADPLFLSSRDIQLGRGEPIRDTARVLSRYVDGIMIRTFAQRDVEELAQFADVPVINGLTDLLHPCQLLADLLTVQEEFGSIADRVVAWIGDGNNMANSWIEAAGLFGFDVRLACPAGYEPDRTIFEANSSRARLLVTEDPEEAIAGAHVVNTDVWASMGQEGETAVRQQAFAGYCVDEALMRAAAPDAIVLHCLPAHRGEEISEGVLEGAQSRVWDEAENRMHAQKALMAMLMGGVQ from the coding sequence ATGCAGGACCTTCTCTCCTTCAGCGATATCACTCGCAGCGACTGCCAGGCGCTCCTCGACCTGGCGCTCAGCATGAAGTCCGGCGAGTACCGCGATCGCCCGCTCCAGGGCCAATCGATTGCCCTGATCTTCGCCAAGAGTTCGACCCGCACTCGCGTCTCGTTTGAAGTTGGCGCCCGCCAGCTCGGCGCCGATCCGCTCTTCCTCTCGTCGCGAGATATTCAACTGGGACGTGGTGAACCGATTCGCGATACCGCACGCGTCCTGTCGCGCTACGTCGACGGGATCATGATCCGCACCTTTGCGCAGCGCGACGTCGAGGAGCTGGCGCAATTCGCCGATGTGCCGGTGATCAACGGCCTCACCGACCTGCTCCACCCGTGCCAGCTTCTTGCCGATCTCCTCACGGTGCAGGAAGAGTTCGGTTCGATCGCCGACCGCGTCGTCGCATGGATCGGCGACGGCAACAACATGGCCAACTCGTGGATCGAAGCGGCCGGCCTCTTCGGATTCGACGTGCGCCTCGCCTGCCCGGCGGGATATGAACCCGACCGCACCATCTTCGAGGCGAATTCGTCCCGCGCGCGGCTCCTCGTGACCGAAGATCCGGAGGAGGCAATTGCCGGCGCGCATGTCGTCAACACCGATGTCTGGGCGTCGATGGGCCAGGAGGGCGAAACGGCGGTGCGGCAGCAGGCGTTCGCTGGCTATTGCGTCGACGAGGCGCTGATGCGCGCGGCCGCGCCGGATGCGATCGTGCTGCACTGTCTCCCGGCGCATCGTGGCGAGGAGATCAGTGAAGGCGTGCTCGAAGGGGCGCAGTCGCGGGTGTGGGACGAAGCGGAGAACCGGATGCACGCGCAGAAGGCGTTGATGGCGATGCTGATGGGCGGCGTGCAATGA